Proteins from a genomic interval of Desulfofustis limnaeus:
- a CDS encoding efflux RND transporter periplasmic adaptor subunit, translating to MKTAMLAVLAFVLGGLAAWWFVPGPASPPGSGPDQTVHQPERQVLYYRHPHSPQITSDKPLQDEMGMDYIPIYADDDGGGGSAIRIAPEMTQNLGVRTAVARRETVTPTIEAFAVVDYNEQRLSHVHVRAEGWVEELAVRSLGERVRQGELLFTWYSPPLVNAQEEYLRTLAGGSERVREASRERLVALGVAPATIAALPARGRPFQQLPVYAPADGVVTQIGVRDGMYIMPALDLLTLADLSSVWIYVDLFEHQARQVTVGQQATLSLVGFPGEPLTGSVEFLSPQLDPQTRTVRARLRFPNEQEQLKPNLYGRAKIILPARQDVLLVPRQALISSGDRQRVVVAREDGRFAPAEVSSGAEYGDLVEIVDGLTEGDRVVVSAQFLLDSEASLRAAFTRMEPLEAANGEAAEVAPQVVWSNGTYHGPGRKQGTISLSHEPIAEFGWPAMKMDLPLAPGVTADQVSPGSPIRFELERLDEITYHVLAIETQPGGDQP from the coding sequence ATGAAAACGGCAATGCTGGCCGTGCTGGCCTTCGTTCTCGGCGGTCTGGCCGCCTGGTGGTTCGTTCCGGGACCGGCATCACCTCCCGGCTCCGGGCCCGATCAAACGGTGCACCAGCCGGAGCGTCAGGTCCTCTACTATCGTCATCCCCACAGCCCGCAGATCACCTCCGATAAACCGCTGCAGGACGAGATGGGGATGGACTACATCCCCATCTATGCCGATGACGATGGCGGTGGCGGCAGCGCCATCCGTATCGCTCCCGAGATGACTCAGAACCTTGGCGTGCGCACGGCCGTGGCCCGACGGGAGACGGTGACGCCGACCATCGAGGCCTTTGCCGTGGTCGATTACAATGAACAGCGCCTGAGCCATGTCCATGTGCGCGCCGAAGGCTGGGTAGAGGAGCTGGCGGTGCGGTCGCTGGGAGAACGGGTGCGGCAGGGCGAGCTGCTCTTCACCTGGTATTCGCCGCCACTGGTAAACGCCCAGGAGGAATACCTGCGGACGCTTGCCGGCGGTTCGGAACGGGTGCGCGAGGCATCGCGGGAGCGGCTCGTGGCGCTGGGCGTGGCACCTGCCACCATCGCCGCGCTGCCGGCCCGAGGGCGGCCGTTTCAGCAGTTGCCGGTCTATGCCCCGGCGGACGGGGTGGTCACCCAGATCGGCGTGCGCGACGGCATGTATATCATGCCGGCCCTGGACCTGCTGACCCTAGCCGACTTGTCCTCCGTCTGGATCTATGTGGATCTGTTCGAGCACCAGGCCCGCCAGGTGACAGTCGGCCAACAGGCAACACTGTCGCTGGTCGGATTCCCCGGGGAGCCGCTGACCGGCAGCGTCGAATTCCTCTCTCCACAGCTCGATCCCCAGACGCGTACGGTCCGGGCCCGGCTCCGTTTTCCTAACGAGCAGGAACAGCTGAAGCCGAACCTGTACGGTCGCGCCAAGATCATCCTGCCGGCCCGCCAAGACGTCCTGCTGGTGCCCCGGCAGGCACTGATCAGCAGCGGCGACCGGCAGCGGGTGGTGGTGGCCCGGGAGGACGGCCGGTTCGCCCCGGCGGAGGTGAGCAGCGGCGCCGAATACGGGGACCTGGTGGAGATTGTCGACGGGCTGACCGAGGGTGATCGGGTCGTCGTCTCGGCCCAGTTCCTGCTCGATTCCGAGGCGAGCCTGCGGGCCGCCTTCACCCGGATGGAACCGCTCGAGGCCGCCAATGGTGAAGCTGCCGAAGTGGCGCCCCAGGTAGTCTGGAGCAACGGCACCTATCACGGCCCCGGCCGCAAGCAAGGCACCATCTCGCTGTCTCACGAACCCATCGCCGAATTCGGCTGGCCGGCCATGAAAATGGACCTGCCGCTGGCCCCCGGCGTCACCGCCGATCAAGTGTCTCCCGGCAGCCCGATCCGCTTTGAGTTGGAGCGTCTTGACGAGATCACCTATCACGTTCTGGCCATCGAGACGCAGCCGGGCGGAGATCAGCCATGA
- a CDS encoding efflux RND transporter permease subunit, whose protein sequence is MIAGIIRWSVANRVLVLMAMLLTTAWGVYALQRTPLDAIPDLSDVQVIIKTSYPGQAPQVVEQQVTYPLSSALLAVPKTIAVRGYSMFGDSYIYVIFEEGTDLYWARSRVLEYLNQVSANLPDGAVPSLGPDATGVGWVYQYALVDRSGGHDLGQLRAIQDWFLKYELQTVAGVSEVATVGGMVRQYQIVVQPERLRAYDLGVDQIARAVSRANQETGGSSIELAEAEYMIRAKGYLNSIDQLRQIPLKLGDNGVPVLLGEVAEIDRGPQMRRGIAELDGEGEVTGGIVVMRSGENALAVIERVKAKLDEIRPGLPDGVEIVETYDRSGVIQRAVDNLQQTVIKELLVVVAVCALFLMHLRSSLVIGISLPLGVLISFIIMERQGINANIMSLGGIALAIGAMVDASIVMVENVHKHLERQEAAQRDRWQVVTEAAVEVGPPLFFALLIITVSFLPVFTLEAQEGRLFAPLAFTKTYAMAAAAGLAVTLVPVLMGYFIRGRIAAEQRNPLNRLLIALYRPLVNAALRFPKGVVVLALVAAASIWYPLDRIGSEFMPELDEGDLLYMPTTLPGLSPGKAAELLQQTDRLIRSVPEVKRVFGKAGRAETATDPAPLTMLETTIQLHPREQWRAGMTTARIIEELDRIVKLPGVTNAWVMPIRTRIDMLATGIRTPVGIKVAGPDLAVIETIGRDIEQSVKGLPGTLSAYSERVTGGRYIDVDIDRVAAARYGLAIAEVHEVVRTAIGGMNIGQTIEGLERYPINLRYPRDWRDTPEKLRQLPLATPSGVWVTLEQIAAVQIVDGPPMIRSENARLSGWTYVDIQGRDLGGYVREARDAVQQAVTLPPGYSISWSGQYEYLERANQRLQLVVPLTLAIIFLLLYLSFRRIGETMLIMLTLPLSLVGGFWYLHWLGYNLSVATGVGFIALAGVAAETGIVMLVYLDQAWQKRLTTAHSQQRRPTVEELRDALIEGALLRVRPKIMTVGTVIVGLLPIMFSEGTGAEVMRRIAAPMLGGMVSATVLTLVVIPAIYFIWKQYTVKGIHL, encoded by the coding sequence ATGATCGCCGGAATTATCCGCTGGTCCGTCGCCAACCGCGTCCTGGTCCTGATGGCCATGCTGCTGACCACGGCCTGGGGGGTATACGCCCTGCAGCGGACGCCGCTCGACGCCATTCCCGACCTGTCTGATGTGCAGGTGATCATCAAGACCTCGTACCCCGGCCAGGCGCCCCAGGTGGTTGAGCAGCAGGTGACCTACCCGTTGTCCAGCGCCCTGCTGGCCGTGCCGAAAACCATCGCGGTACGCGGCTATTCCATGTTCGGCGACTCCTACATCTATGTAATTTTCGAGGAGGGAACCGACCTCTACTGGGCTCGGTCGCGGGTCCTTGAATATCTCAACCAAGTCTCGGCCAACCTGCCGGATGGGGCGGTTCCGTCGCTTGGTCCGGACGCCACCGGGGTGGGCTGGGTGTATCAATATGCCCTGGTGGATCGCAGCGGCGGCCACGATCTCGGCCAGCTGCGCGCCATCCAGGACTGGTTCTTGAAGTACGAGCTGCAGACGGTGGCCGGGGTGTCCGAGGTGGCCACGGTGGGCGGCATGGTCCGCCAGTACCAGATCGTCGTCCAGCCGGAAAGGCTGCGCGCCTACGACCTGGGGGTCGACCAGATCGCCCGGGCGGTAAGCCGTGCCAACCAGGAGACGGGTGGTTCGTCCATCGAACTGGCCGAAGCGGAGTACATGATCCGGGCCAAAGGCTACCTGAACAGCATCGACCAGCTGCGCCAGATCCCGTTGAAACTGGGAGACAACGGAGTGCCGGTGCTGCTCGGTGAAGTAGCGGAGATCGACCGGGGCCCCCAGATGCGCCGGGGTATCGCCGAACTGGACGGAGAAGGGGAGGTGACCGGCGGCATTGTCGTCATGCGTTCCGGCGAGAACGCCCTGGCGGTAATCGAGCGGGTCAAGGCCAAGCTCGACGAGATACGTCCCGGCCTGCCCGACGGCGTCGAGATCGTCGAGACCTACGATCGCTCCGGGGTCATCCAGCGGGCTGTGGACAACCTCCAGCAGACGGTGATCAAGGAACTGCTCGTGGTGGTCGCCGTTTGTGCCCTGTTTCTGATGCACCTGCGTTCGTCGCTGGTGATCGGGATCAGTCTGCCGCTGGGGGTATTGATCTCGTTTATCATCATGGAGCGGCAGGGGATCAACGCCAATATCATGTCGCTCGGCGGCATCGCGCTGGCCATCGGCGCCATGGTCGACGCCTCGATCGTCATGGTGGAAAATGTGCACAAGCACCTGGAGCGTCAGGAAGCGGCTCAGCGCGACCGCTGGCAGGTGGTGACCGAGGCCGCGGTGGAGGTGGGGCCGCCGCTCTTTTTCGCCCTGCTCATCATCACCGTCAGCTTCCTGCCGGTCTTCACCCTGGAGGCCCAGGAAGGCCGGCTCTTCGCCCCGCTCGCCTTCACCAAGACCTACGCCATGGCGGCGGCGGCCGGACTGGCGGTGACGCTGGTGCCAGTGCTCATGGGCTATTTTATCCGCGGCCGGATTGCCGCCGAACAGCGCAACCCGCTCAACCGGCTGCTGATCGCCCTCTACCGGCCGCTGGTCAACGCCGCCCTGCGCTTTCCCAAAGGCGTCGTGGTACTGGCGCTGGTGGCCGCGGCCAGCATCTGGTACCCGCTCGACCGGATCGGCTCGGAATTCATGCCGGAGCTGGACGAGGGAGACCTGCTCTACATGCCCACCACGCTGCCCGGGCTGTCGCCGGGCAAGGCCGCGGAACTGCTGCAGCAGACCGACCGGCTGATCCGCTCGGTGCCGGAGGTCAAGCGGGTATTCGGTAAGGCGGGGCGGGCCGAGACGGCCACCGATCCAGCGCCGCTGACCATGCTGGAGACGACCATCCAACTCCACCCGCGTGAGCAGTGGCGGGCCGGCATGACCACGGCTCGGATCATCGAGGAGTTGGACCGTATCGTCAAACTGCCGGGTGTCACCAATGCCTGGGTCATGCCGATCCGCACCCGCATCGACATGCTGGCCACCGGTATCCGTACGCCGGTCGGCATTAAAGTGGCCGGCCCGGATCTGGCGGTCATCGAAACCATCGGCCGAGACATCGAGCAGTCGGTCAAGGGCCTGCCCGGCACCTTGTCGGCCTATTCAGAGCGAGTAACCGGCGGCCGCTATATCGATGTGGATATCGATCGCGTCGCCGCGGCGCGCTACGGGCTTGCCATTGCCGAGGTGCACGAAGTGGTGCGGACCGCCATCGGCGGCATGAACATCGGCCAGACCATCGAGGGACTGGAACGTTACCCGATCAATCTGCGTTACCCGCGCGACTGGCGTGACACGCCGGAAAAGCTGCGGCAGTTGCCGCTGGCCACCCCGAGCGGGGTGTGGGTGACCCTGGAGCAGATCGCGGCGGTGCAGATCGTCGACGGGCCGCCGATGATCCGCAGCGAGAACGCCCGGCTCAGCGGCTGGACCTACGTGGACATCCAAGGCCGCGACCTGGGTGGCTATGTCCGGGAGGCGCGGGACGCGGTGCAGCAAGCCGTCACGCTGCCGCCCGGTTACTCGATCAGCTGGTCCGGCCAATACGAATACCTGGAGCGGGCCAATCAGCGTCTGCAACTAGTGGTGCCGCTGACCCTGGCCATCATTTTTCTGCTGCTCTATTTGAGTTTTCGCCGGATCGGCGAAACCATGCTGATCATGCTCACCCTGCCGCTGTCGCTGGTTGGCGGCTTCTGGTATCTGCACTGGCTCGGCTACAACCTCTCGGTCGCCACCGGCGTCGGCTTCATCGCCCTGGCCGGGGTGGCGGCCGAGACCGGCATCGTTATGCTCGTCTACCTGGACCAGGCCTGGCAGAAACGGCTGACGACGGCGCATAGCCAGCAGCGCCGTCCCACCGTTGAGGAGTTGCGCGACGCGTTGATCGAAGGGGCGCTGTTGCGGGTGCGCCCGAAAATCATGACGGTCGGTACGGTCATCGTCGGCCTGCTGCCGATCATGTTCAGCGAAGGCACCGGCGCCGAGGTGATGCGCCGGATCGCCGCGCCGATGCTCGGTGGCATGGTCAGTGCCACCGTGTTAACCCTGGTGGTCATCCCGGCCATCTATTTCATCTGGAAACAATACACCGTGAAGGGGATTCACCTATGA
- a CDS encoding copper-binding protein gives MKRLVVLVSLLTVALFVFSSPAFAANHGQAGHAAHGAAAGHGEPGAAMKQVVTSAEVLAVAPDGSSLEIDHPPIPALGWPAMQMSLSLEKPELAEGIGAGDRVQVAIRQLSATEYVITEVTKE, from the coding sequence ATGAAACGTCTTGTCGTGCTTGTATCACTGCTTACGGTCGCTTTGTTTGTCTTCTCGTCACCGGCTTTTGCCGCCAACCACGGCCAAGCCGGACACGCCGCCCATGGGGCGGCCGCCGGGCATGGCGAACCGGGGGCGGCGATGAAACAGGTGGTTACCAGCGCCGAGGTGCTTGCCGTGGCGCCCGACGGCTCGTCTCTGGAGATCGATCACCCGCCGATCCCGGCGTTGGGTTGGCCGGCCATGCAGATGAGTCTTTCTTTGGAAAAACCTGAGCTGGCCGAGGGGATCGGCGCCGGTGATCGGGTACAGGTGGCCATCCGGCAGCTGTCCGCCACCGAGTACGTGATTACCGAGGTCACCAAGGAATAG
- a CDS encoding LysE family translocator, translating into MGTSILMGMVLGLSAGLSPGPLLALLLAETLRHGSRAGIKVALAPLITDLPIILVALVVLARIRTADPVMAVISVGGGLFLFFLAGDTIRARPVEVAPDKKTPQRSLSKGILANLLNPHPYLFWLTVGVPAMHKAHVAHPAAPALFLASFYLCLVGSKALLAIGLGRSRSVFTGGVYRLSMLVLGLLLGLLALVFLVDGLGYFLNR; encoded by the coding sequence GTGGGTACGTCGATACTGATGGGCATGGTTCTCGGCCTATCCGCCGGGCTTTCACCGGGACCGTTGCTGGCCCTGCTGCTGGCGGAAACGCTCCGGCACGGCAGCCGGGCCGGCATCAAGGTGGCGCTGGCCCCGTTGATCACGGATCTGCCGATTATCCTCGTGGCCCTGGTGGTGCTGGCCCGGATCCGCACGGCCGATCCGGTCATGGCGGTGATATCGGTGGGTGGCGGGCTCTTTCTGTTCTTCTTGGCCGGCGACACCATCCGGGCGCGGCCGGTCGAGGTGGCCCCGGACAAGAAGACGCCGCAGCGCTCGCTGAGCAAAGGGATACTGGCCAATCTGTTGAACCCCCATCCCTATCTCTTCTGGTTGACGGTCGGCGTGCCGGCGATGCACAAGGCGCACGTCGCTCATCCCGCCGCTCCGGCCCTGTTTCTGGCGAGCTTCTATCTCTGCCTGGTCGGCTCGAAAGCGCTGCTGGCCATTGGCCTCGGCCGTTCCCGCTCGGTGTTCACCGGAGGTGTCTATCGTTTGTCGATGCTCGTGCTCGGGCTGCTGCTGGGTCTGTTGGCCCTGGTCTTTCTGGTGGATGGGCTGGGGTATTTTCTCAACCGCTAA
- a CDS encoding Trp family transcriptional regulator — MDANVRYISHLVNHLLSRSTPEEMESALRDLLTDSELLEVANRLQIFEMLQQGVPQRRIADILGVGIATVTRGSKAIKARKPPA, encoded by the coding sequence ATGGATGCCAACGTAAGATACATTTCGCATTTAGTCAATCATTTGCTTTCCCGCTCGACGCCCGAGGAGATGGAGAGCGCCTTGCGCGATCTGCTGACCGACAGCGAACTGCTCGAGGTGGCCAACCGGTTGCAGATCTTCGAGATGCTGCAGCAGGGCGTGCCGCAACGACGGATCGCAGACATCCTGGGCGTCGGCATAGCCACCGTGACCCGCGGCTCGAAAGCGATCAAGGCCCGCAAGCCCCCGGCCTGA
- a CDS encoding branched-chain amino acid ABC transporter permease — protein MYQDLLQYIFSGLTTGAIYSLIALGFCVVNNTMGIVNFVQVDFVSLGGMLMFSALFALGLPMVPGLLFAVAGVALAAMVVERFGLRPARTDNHLVLIFITVGLSIILRGVIKLVWGKNRMALPPLTPDTPITIFGASVLPQALWILLLTVVVIGLLTFFFYKTSLGLCMRAVASNHRAAAVVGIPAGRVRLTSYAIAGALGGLAGVLVTPITTLSYDVGVLLGLKGFAAAILGGFGSFPGAIVGGLGLGLLESLSAGYISSAYKDVVAFVVLLLVLFVRPTGLFGK, from the coding sequence ATGTATCAGGATCTGTTGCAATACATCTTTTCCGGACTGACCACCGGGGCCATCTATTCGTTGATTGCGCTCGGTTTCTGCGTGGTCAACAACACCATGGGCATCGTCAATTTCGTGCAGGTGGACTTCGTCTCCCTGGGCGGCATGCTGATGTTCTCCGCCCTGTTCGCCCTTGGTCTGCCGATGGTCCCGGGGCTGCTGTTCGCCGTCGCCGGGGTGGCCCTGGCGGCGATGGTGGTGGAGCGGTTCGGGCTGCGCCCGGCACGGACGGACAACCACCTGGTGCTGATCTTCATCACCGTCGGCCTGTCCATCATCCTGCGCGGCGTCATCAAGCTGGTCTGGGGCAAAAATCGGATGGCCCTGCCGCCGCTGACCCCCGATACCCCGATCACCATCTTCGGGGCCTCGGTGCTGCCTCAGGCGTTGTGGATCCTGCTGCTGACCGTGGTGGTCATCGGGCTGCTCACCTTCTTTTTCTATAAGACCTCTCTTGGCCTGTGCATGCGGGCGGTGGCGTCGAATCATCGGGCGGCGGCCGTGGTCGGCATCCCGGCCGGCCGGGTGCGCTTGACCAGTTACGCCATCGCCGGCGCGCTCGGCGGTCTGGCCGGCGTGCTGGTGACGCCGATCACCACCCTCAGTTACGATGTCGGCGTTCTGCTCGGCCTCAAGGGCTTTGCCGCCGCCATCCTCGGCGGTTTCGGCTCCTTTCCCGGAGCCATTGTCGGTGGCCTCGGGCTCGGCCTGCTGGAGTCGCTGTCGGCAGGGTATATCTCCAGCGCCTACAAGGACGTGGTCGCCTTCGTGGTGCTGTTGCTGGTGCTTTTCGTCAGGCCCACCGGCCTGTTCGGTAAGTGA
- a CDS encoding thiamine pyrophosphate-dependent enzyme: MSDTAIHLVMGNEAIGDGLLEAGCQVVAAYPGTPSTEIMQSIITAKERAGGPLHLEWSVNEKIAFEVALAASYTGKRSAAIMKQVGLNVAADPFMRTAYLGTVGGMVTVVADDPGPHSSQTEQDTRLFCLQGRVPVLDPSSPAEAKAMIGPAYALSEKYRRNIVLRPTTRISHSRQNVALGAVPVMNRPSSFTPDPGRWCATPAFLPGLHGALNKDLEAISREPEWQPRLTPGDGSRPGTALVASGIVYAHLVDLLDELGLAGTIDLYQVLMPYPLSPTFIERLRADYQRLLILEETYPVIELQLAHPGAVGKQGGAVPRVGELTPDAVHAVLADFLHLAKPRQTGPAQRGQRPSLCPGCPHRAAFYTIKQTFPDGIYPSDIGCYTLGMNLGAVHTVHCMGACISQGAGFYQAYRLDGGDFPTVVVTIGDSTFFHAGIPALINAVLQRARIIVVILDNATTAMTGGQPVPHLGVTAGGQPTTAIAIEPLVRAAGVEFLEVCDPYDSRALTRVLKQADAHIRSDDGSVAVVISRHPCVMDPAAKKIRSPATAIITDECIGCGTCVSEYECPALSLNEEEGRAVIDGDRCIGCGTCVDVCPVQAIEVKELS; encoded by the coding sequence ATGAGTGACACTGCCATCCACTTGGTCATGGGCAACGAGGCCATCGGCGACGGGCTGTTGGAAGCCGGCTGCCAGGTGGTCGCCGCCTACCCGGGGACCCCGTCCACCGAAATCATGCAGTCGATCATCACCGCCAAAGAGCGGGCCGGCGGGCCGCTCCACCTGGAGTGGTCGGTCAACGAGAAAATCGCCTTCGAGGTGGCCCTGGCGGCCAGCTATACCGGTAAACGGTCGGCGGCCATCATGAAGCAGGTGGGCCTCAATGTCGCCGCCGATCCCTTCATGCGCACTGCTTATCTGGGAACGGTCGGCGGCATGGTGACGGTGGTGGCCGACGATCCGGGGCCGCACAGCTCGCAGACGGAGCAGGACACCCGGCTGTTCTGTCTGCAGGGGCGGGTGCCGGTGCTCGACCCGTCCAGCCCGGCCGAAGCCAAGGCGATGATCGGTCCGGCCTACGCGCTCTCCGAGAAATACCGGCGTAACATCGTACTCCGTCCCACCACCCGGATCAGCCACTCCCGGCAGAATGTGGCCCTCGGCGCCGTGCCGGTGATGAACCGGCCGTCCTCGTTTACTCCCGATCCCGGTCGCTGGTGCGCCACCCCCGCTTTCCTGCCGGGCCTGCACGGGGCGCTGAACAAGGACCTGGAGGCCATCTCCCGCGAACCGGAGTGGCAGCCCCGGCTGACGCCCGGTGACGGTAGCCGTCCCGGCACGGCCTTGGTCGCCTCCGGCATCGTCTATGCCCACCTGGTGGACCTGCTGGACGAACTGGGCCTGGCCGGGACGATCGATCTCTACCAGGTGCTCATGCCCTATCCGTTGAGCCCGACCTTCATTGAGCGGCTGCGGGCCGATTACCAGCGGTTGCTGATCCTCGAGGAGACCTATCCGGTGATCGAGCTGCAGCTCGCCCATCCGGGGGCCGTGGGCAAACAGGGCGGGGCGGTGCCGCGGGTCGGCGAGCTGACGCCGGATGCGGTGCATGCGGTGTTGGCCGATTTTCTCCATCTGGCAAAGCCGCGCCAGACCGGGCCGGCGCAACGGGGCCAGCGGCCGTCGCTCTGTCCCGGGTGCCCCCACCGGGCCGCCTTCTACACCATCAAGCAGACCTTTCCCGACGGCATCTATCCCTCCGATATCGGCTGTTACACGCTGGGCATGAACCTGGGGGCGGTGCATACCGTCCATTGCATGGGCGCCTGCATCAGCCAGGGAGCTGGTTTTTACCAGGCCTACCGGCTGGACGGCGGCGACTTCCCGACGGTGGTGGTGACCATCGGCGACTCCACCTTCTTCCACGCCGGCATCCCTGCCCTGATCAACGCGGTACTGCAGCGGGCCCGGATCATCGTCGTCATCCTCGACAACGCCACGACGGCCATGACCGGCGGCCAGCCGGTGCCGCACCTGGGGGTCACCGCCGGCGGCCAGCCGACCACAGCGATCGCCATCGAGCCGCTGGTCCGCGCCGCCGGTGTCGAATTTCTCGAGGTCTGCGACCCGTACGACTCCCGAGCCCTGACCAGGGTGCTCAAACAGGCCGACGCCCATATCCGTAGCGATGACGGCTCGGTGGCGGTGGTCATCTCCCGGCACCCCTGCGTCATGGATCCGGCGGCCAAAAAAATACGCTCGCCGGCCACCGCCATTATCACCGACGAGTGTATCGGCTGCGGCACCTGTGTCAGTGAGTATGAATGCCCGGCCTTGTCGCTCAACGAGGAGGAGGGGCGAGCGGTGATCGATGGGGATCGGTGCATCGGTTGCGGCACCTGTGTCGACGTCTGCCCGGTCCAGGCCATCGAGGTGAAGGAGCTATCATGA
- a CDS encoding 2-oxoacid:acceptor oxidoreductase family protein, whose amino-acid sequence MKQQIIVSGIGGQGALFLTRVIAQAAVDLDIPVMTSETHGMAQRGGTVISTIKVGPFASPLIRTGQADVALLLWEDNLGVHRPLVKDDGTLVINAEGAGPGLRIDASGIARKLGNAVLSNLVLLGCAVRHQALFCDQQACAAAIRKLAPARFVEQNLQAFYEGLNG is encoded by the coding sequence ATGAAACAGCAGATTATCGTCAGCGGCATCGGCGGTCAGGGCGCCCTTTTTCTGACCCGAGTCATCGCCCAGGCGGCCGTTGATCTGGACATCCCGGTCATGACCTCGGAGACCCACGGCATGGCCCAACGCGGCGGCACCGTGATCTCCACCATCAAGGTCGGCCCGTTCGCCTCGCCGCTCATTCGCACCGGTCAGGCCGATGTGGCCCTGCTGCTCTGGGAGGATAACCTGGGGGTGCACCGGCCGCTGGTCAAGGACGACGGTACGCTGGTGATCAACGCCGAAGGGGCCGGTCCCGGCCTGCGCATCGATGCCTCGGGGATCGCCAGGAAGCTGGGCAACGCCGTGCTCTCCAACCTGGTGCTGCTCGGCTGCGCGGTGCGCCATCAGGCGCTGTTCTGCGACCAGCAGGCCTGCGCCGCGGCGATCCGGAAACTGGCTCCGGCACGCTTTGTCGAGCAGAATCTCCAAGCCTTTTACGAGGGATTGAACGGGTGA
- a CDS encoding branched-chain amino acid ABC transporter permease: MSIGRRDRLSYFVSLHRTGLLVAVLTAVLALYPLVEKNPYTLGLTNLIAINAIVVLGLNLFIGYAGQISLGHAAFFGLGAYGSAIATVTIGLPPWPAMVLVALLVGLVALVIGIPVLRLSGHYLAMATLGFNFVIHTVLLEWHEVTGGPSGFAGIPSLGFGKFLFDSEIRLHYLLWGVTLLCLLLSLNLVRSGVGRGLAALAGDETAAAALGVDTKRAKIKVFVLSAVYASLAGSLFAHCYSYVSPDSFGIFTSADLVIMVVVGGMGSIWGSLFGAGLITLLPEWVDLFDTYKDFVHGGILVLVLMFLPQGLVTGLVDLIRIRIALGRRKHAAS, translated from the coding sequence GTGAGCATCGGCCGCCGCGATCGATTGTCCTATTTCGTATCGCTGCACCGCACCGGGCTGCTGGTGGCTGTGCTGACGGCGGTGCTGGCGCTTTATCCGCTGGTTGAGAAGAACCCGTATACCCTCGGTCTGACCAACCTGATCGCCATCAACGCCATCGTCGTGCTCGGCCTCAACCTGTTCATCGGCTACGCCGGGCAGATCTCACTCGGCCACGCCGCTTTTTTCGGGCTCGGCGCCTACGGCTCGGCCATCGCCACCGTTACCATAGGATTGCCCCCGTGGCCGGCGATGGTGCTGGTCGCCCTGCTGGTCGGCCTAGTTGCGCTGGTCATCGGCATTCCGGTGCTGCGCCTGAGTGGCCACTACCTGGCCATGGCCACCCTCGGCTTCAATTTCGTGATCCATACCGTCCTGCTGGAATGGCACGAGGTAACCGGTGGGCCGAGCGGCTTTGCCGGTATCCCGTCGCTCGGTTTCGGCAAGTTCCTGTTCGACAGCGAGATTCGCCTGCATTACCTGCTCTGGGGCGTGACCCTGCTCTGTCTGCTGCTTAGCCTCAATCTGGTGCGCAGCGGCGTCGGGCGCGGCCTGGCGGCGCTGGCCGGGGATGAGACCGCCGCCGCCGCCCTGGGGGTCGATACCAAGCGGGCCAAGATCAAGGTCTTCGTGCTCTCCGCCGTCTACGCCTCGTTGGCCGGCAGTCTGTTCGCCCACTGCTATAGCTACGTCAGCCCCGATTCGTTTGGTATCTTCACCTCGGCCGATCTGGTGATCATGGTCGTCGTCGGCGGCATGGGCTCGATCTGGGGATCGCTCTTCGGCGCCGGCCTGATCACGCTGCTGCCGGAGTGGGTCGATCTGTTCGACACCTACAAGGACTTCGTGCATGGCGGCATCCTCGTGCTGGTGCTGATGTTTTTGCCGCAGGGGCTGGTCACCGGCCTGGTGGATCTGATCAGGATCCGGATCGCTCTGGGGAGGCGGAAGCATGCTGCATCTTGA